In one Echinicola marina genomic region, the following are encoded:
- a CDS encoding MGH1-like glycoside hydrolase domain-containing protein — MRYLIVIFIVTQGFYAYSQETYGEYFSKKQYEDKPLPRFEKVRALIPQPVLEENPVWVEMYWKAWEIAFKRMKSPPPGSPLVSNFLDEGLDDNIYQWDTNFMVMFSRYIHHIFPGIQSNDNFYARQRKDGLIWRIYKEEDGAEHPWGGGENFARSINPPLFSWSEYLNYQVTGDKTRFRMVLPVLEKYVEWIDKHKVDQNTPHRLYWSNGQASGMDNTLRDTGRPGGHSSTSPMGWVDMSAQMVMNYNYLAFICEELGEKKKAKKFKRSAKEISERINEWMWNEEDGLYYDVSPEGEQVKIKTVACFWPMLAGVSSEEQNERLIANLKDPSSFWRKIIFPSLAADQEKYNPKGGYWLGSVWAPTNYAIIKGLEKNGYADFARECALRYLKGIEQVYNNTGTFWECYSPDFARPATKENGEIVARDFVGWTGLGPISLLIENIIGIDVHGANHEISWRLSRTDSHGIKNLLCGDAFVSLIYQRDASGEYIMADCDNQTSNIKTGVQLKVYHPQKGKMLFNIPSGAKEFKLEL; from the coding sequence ATGAGATATTTGATTGTCATTTTTATAGTGACCCAGGGCTTCTATGCCTATAGCCAAGAAACATATGGGGAATATTTCTCGAAAAAACAATACGAAGATAAACCCTTGCCTCGGTTTGAAAAGGTTAGGGCTTTGATTCCACAACCTGTTCTAGAGGAAAACCCCGTTTGGGTAGAAATGTACTGGAAAGCTTGGGAAATTGCTTTTAAAAGGATGAAAAGTCCTCCTCCCGGATCGCCACTTGTCTCCAATTTCTTGGATGAAGGCCTCGATGATAATATCTACCAATGGGACACCAATTTTATGGTGATGTTCAGTAGATATATACACCATATTTTCCCAGGAATACAATCTAATGATAACTTTTATGCAAGACAACGAAAAGATGGATTGATCTGGAGGATATATAAAGAAGAAGACGGCGCAGAACATCCATGGGGTGGAGGAGAAAACTTTGCAAGGAGTATTAACCCACCACTGTTTTCTTGGTCTGAATATCTTAATTATCAAGTGACTGGTGATAAAACCCGCTTTCGTATGGTACTGCCTGTATTGGAAAAATATGTGGAATGGATAGATAAACATAAAGTTGATCAAAATACACCTCATCGATTGTATTGGTCAAATGGACAGGCTTCAGGAATGGATAATACTTTAAGGGATACAGGCAGGCCCGGAGGTCATAGCAGTACATCTCCTATGGGCTGGGTGGATATGAGTGCACAAATGGTTATGAATTATAATTATTTGGCATTTATATGTGAAGAATTGGGAGAAAAAAAGAAGGCTAAAAAATTCAAAAGGAGCGCAAAAGAAATTTCCGAAAGGATCAATGAATGGATGTGGAATGAAGAGGATGGTCTTTATTATGATGTAAGTCCTGAGGGTGAACAGGTGAAAATTAAAACTGTAGCCTGTTTTTGGCCCATGCTTGCCGGGGTAAGTTCAGAAGAGCAAAATGAAAGATTAATAGCCAACCTCAAAGACCCTAGTAGTTTTTGGAGAAAAATCATCTTTCCTAGCTTGGCAGCTGATCAGGAAAAATACAATCCAAAGGGTGGCTATTGGCTAGGAAGTGTATGGGCCCCGACTAATTATGCTATTATCAAGGGACTAGAGAAAAATGGTTATGCTGATTTTGCCCGTGAGTGTGCATTGCGTTATTTGAAAGGTATAGAACAAGTATATAATAATACAGGTACTTTTTGGGAGTGTTATTCTCCCGATTTTGCGCGGCCTGCCACCAAGGAGAATGGTGAAATAGTAGCGAGGGACTTTGTTGGATGGACTGGATTAGGACCAATTTCATTATTGATCGAAAATATAATTGGCATAGATGTTCACGGAGCAAATCATGAGATAAGTTGGAGATTATCCAGGACAGACAGCCACGGTATTAAAAACCTATTGTGCGGAGATGCCTTCGTTTCTCTTATCTATCAAAGAGATGCCTCAGGTGAATATATTATGGCCGATTGTGACAATCAGACAAGTAATATTAAAACTGGTGTTCAACTGAAAGTTTATCACCCCCAAAAAGGAAAAATGCTTTTTAATATACCTTCCGGAGCAAAAGAATTTAAGCTTGAATTATAA
- a CDS encoding glycoside hydrolase family 2 TIM barrel-domain containing protein: MNKYLLIFSFLFIISSSKGQVAFWQDEGKSEDNRLPMRASFFSYASNEEANIADWEKSSRYKSLNGKWKFKYFESPLDLPEGYEFIDYQDNNWGEIRVPANWEVNGYGYPVYVNIGYEFQHIFKPNPPLVPENRNPTGVYRKELDIESEWLENKQVFLHIGAAKSNLTVWINGVYVGYGEDGKLASEFNVSEYLKPGKNTIVMKVMQWSDGTYLEGQDFWRVSGVTRDCYLMARQPLHIFDFALNPILEDDFNKGNLKALFQLNRVPKKAGEIEIEVRFHDEMIAKKSVKVNHEIQEVSLTILKPHLWSAEIPNLYDVVIRLKNKNGRILEVIPQRIGFRKVEIKNGQLLVNGETVLIKGVNRHETHPVTGQVISKEDMLKDILLMKQFNINAVRTSHYPNDEYWYQLCDEYGIYVVDEANIESHGIGYKLTRTLGNRPNWYDAHLMRVKRMYERDKNHASVIIWSLGNEAGNGYNFYHLYQWLKDKDNSRPIQYERTVDYSTLDAEWNTDIICPMYPSPEGLRRYAEKTLNPNRPLIMCEYAHAMGNSLGNFKDYWDIIRANKHALQGGFIWDFVDQSLIKTTKEDNQIYAYGGDYGPEGTPSDNNFLNNGIFNPERLPNPHAWEMKKVYQPVITRLAGKNTIEIINEHAFKDLSELELNYELQVDGKIFHTGKVENLSVPAGDAQILPLLLPDAYNGEKFLNITYTQRKATSAIPAGHIVATEQLYLGGDYASDSDNDFNKLGSIKSLDGGYKVLVADVEFVFNKETGFLQTYKVGDLDFIEKNYSLMPDFWRAPTDNDMGANLQNKLAVWRTAVDSFQLVSFSSKSQSNFHIVKALYSLENIPAQLSMEYEISLDGSLKVREELIIDKTKNAPILPKFGMKYIMPSGFEKVEYYGRGPYENYEDRKYSAHVGIYKQTVDDQYYPYIRPQETGNRSGIRWFKILNKEGRGVKIEATNSLLNTKALHFFTEDLDDGEAKSQRHSGELTPREQVQVNIDHLQMGVGSIDSWGAMPLEKYRIPYQAYTYTFKLIPVRN, translated from the coding sequence ATGAATAAATATCTATTAATATTTTCCTTTCTATTTATAATTTCATCATCAAAGGGTCAAGTCGCTTTCTGGCAAGATGAAGGAAAAAGTGAGGATAACAGACTTCCAATGAGGGCTTCCTTTTTTTCATATGCCTCTAATGAGGAAGCAAATATAGCGGATTGGGAAAAATCAAGTCGTTATAAATCATTAAATGGAAAATGGAAATTCAAATACTTTGAATCACCATTGGATTTGCCAGAGGGTTATGAGTTTATAGATTACCAGGACAATAATTGGGGTGAAATTCGAGTTCCGGCAAATTGGGAGGTTAATGGATACGGCTATCCAGTTTATGTCAATATTGGCTATGAATTTCAACACATATTCAAGCCTAATCCTCCTTTGGTACCTGAAAATAGAAATCCTACAGGAGTTTATAGAAAGGAGCTGGATATAGAAAGTGAATGGCTGGAAAACAAACAGGTTTTTCTTCATATTGGTGCTGCAAAGTCCAATCTAACAGTTTGGATAAATGGGGTTTATGTTGGCTATGGGGAAGATGGGAAGTTAGCATCTGAATTTAATGTATCTGAGTACCTTAAGCCAGGAAAAAATACAATTGTGATGAAGGTGATGCAGTGGAGTGATGGTACCTATTTAGAAGGCCAGGATTTTTGGAGAGTGAGTGGGGTAACCAGGGATTGTTACCTTATGGCAAGGCAGCCTCTGCATATATTTGATTTTGCTCTAAATCCAATACTTGAAGATGATTTTAACAAGGGAAACCTCAAGGCACTGTTCCAATTAAATAGGGTTCCCAAAAAAGCAGGAGAAATTGAGATTGAAGTTAGGTTTCATGATGAAATGATTGCTAAAAAGTCTGTTAAGGTTAATCATGAGATACAAGAGGTGTCTTTAACTATCCTCAAACCACACCTTTGGAGTGCAGAAATCCCCAATCTTTATGATGTGGTCATAAGACTGAAGAATAAGAATGGTCGGATTTTGGAAGTAATTCCTCAACGTATTGGATTTAGAAAAGTGGAAATCAAAAATGGTCAGTTACTGGTCAATGGCGAAACGGTTTTGATAAAGGGGGTCAATAGGCATGAAACACACCCGGTTACAGGCCAGGTTATTAGCAAGGAAGATATGCTAAAGGATATCTTATTGATGAAACAATTCAATATAAATGCTGTACGAACTAGCCATTATCCTAATGATGAGTATTGGTATCAATTATGTGATGAGTATGGGATTTATGTGGTAGATGAGGCTAATATTGAATCGCATGGTATAGGGTATAAACTTACCCGTACACTTGGTAACCGTCCAAATTGGTATGATGCTCATTTGATGAGGGTAAAACGGATGTATGAGAGGGATAAAAATCATGCTTCAGTAATTATTTGGAGTTTGGGAAATGAAGCAGGTAATGGCTATAATTTTTACCATCTATATCAATGGTTGAAAGATAAAGATAATTCAAGACCAATTCAGTACGAACGTACTGTGGATTACTCTACACTGGATGCAGAATGGAATACCGATATTATTTGTCCAATGTATCCAAGTCCTGAGGGATTAAGGAGGTACGCTGAGAAAACCCTGAATCCCAATAGACCTTTGATCATGTGTGAATACGCCCACGCTATGGGGAACTCACTGGGTAATTTTAAAGATTACTGGGATATCATAAGGGCCAATAAACATGCCCTTCAGGGTGGGTTTATTTGGGATTTTGTTGATCAAAGTTTGATAAAAACGACAAAGGAGGATAATCAAATATATGCATATGGTGGAGATTATGGGCCAGAGGGAACACCTAGTGATAATAACTTTTTGAACAACGGCATATTTAACCCAGAAAGGCTACCAAATCCCCATGCTTGGGAAATGAAGAAAGTATATCAACCTGTGATTACTAGGCTTGCTGGAAAAAACACAATAGAAATCATAAATGAGCATGCATTCAAAGACCTTTCTGAATTAGAATTGAACTATGAATTGCAGGTAGATGGAAAAATATTCCATACAGGTAAAGTAGAAAATCTTTCAGTCCCTGCAGGAGATGCCCAAATTCTCCCCTTGTTATTACCTGATGCTTATAATGGGGAAAAGTTCCTGAATATTACTTACACGCAGCGAAAAGCTACATCAGCTATTCCAGCAGGGCATATTGTAGCTACAGAGCAGTTATACCTAGGAGGAGATTATGCATCTGATAGTGATAATGATTTTAATAAACTAGGTAGCATCAAATCGTTAGATGGAGGTTATAAAGTGTTAGTAGCTGATGTTGAATTTGTATTTAATAAGGAAACAGGCTTTTTGCAAACGTATAAAGTAGGAGACCTTGATTTTATAGAAAAAAATTATTCCCTAATGCCGGATTTTTGGAGAGCACCGACAGATAATGATATGGGAGCAAATCTTCAAAATAAATTAGCAGTTTGGAGAACAGCAGTGGATAGTTTCCAATTAGTGTCTTTTTCTTCAAAATCCCAGTCCAATTTTCATATTGTAAAGGCATTGTATTCCTTAGAAAATATTCCTGCACAATTAAGCATGGAATATGAAATTTCTCTTGACGGGAGCCTCAAAGTAAGGGAGGAATTGATAATTGACAAAACAAAAAATGCTCCCATACTACCCAAATTTGGGATGAAATATATTATGCCAAGTGGATTCGAAAAAGTCGAATATTATGGAAGGGGACCATATGAAAATTATGAAGATCGAAAATATAGTGCTCATGTAGGGATCTATAAGCAAACCGTTGATGATCAATATTATCCTTATATCAGGCCACAAGAAACTGGAAATCGTTCAGGTATCAGGTGGTTTAAAATTTTGAATAAGGAAGGAAGAGGAGTGAAAATAGAAGCTACAAATAGCTTATTAAATACAAAAGCCCTTCACTTTTTTACAGAAGATTTGGATGACGGAGAAGCAAAAAGCCAAAGGCATTCAGGAGAATTGACCCCTCGAGAGCAGGTGCAAGTTAATATTGACCATTTGCAAATGGGCGTTGGCAGTATTGATAGTTGGGGTGCCATGCCCTTAGAAAAATACAGAATACCTTATCAAGCATATACCTATACCTTTAAGTTAATTCCGGTTCGGAATTGA
- a CDS encoding MGH1-like glycoside hydrolase domain-containing protein, translating into MKFQKITYIILIFLVSFSGDLLAQKSRYAQPNFADLDNSHDLRLSPWGPYGKKYAGVSHIADDKRGIKFDFSVLPGFYRNRLLVPNVLFESGFFPWKANSDLTSWTYRYELEWKDKVFTDANYKVIDTNSTLLTVECENNTDLPQNIVLNLVAFLDYADYYPNVKLKHSSSSKWVNAVDYLDLKTVAKSAKDNLPPDGLRKGEFRSSNFIDASAIGHGFGKNEGDRLTYKIPNREEFSGGFLTFIFKMNKEEESDFKIEGALNKEITFIGGDGLTQLTIPLPKDIRSNSIVLISKGGAKVDLNGLLFSPSGLGDEFEILSQEKSFVPETLVDEETRQLILKYEDLDQFYGIKWETEKFRVREVKNDELDVFMRKSVHNHVGKTLWGNRKGHYQNIYLGPIELAPNSSKSVKVLISTGTKSTVEQNLRDFDFFEKKKSEKNGMKSPVLPQGEKYQFSQQLLQATLLTNVVYPVYNERSFIRHFTPGKWWNSLYTWDAGFIALGLSEIDVNRAIECINAYTTTAENPAAFIHHGSPVPVQMYAFYDLWNKTQSEELLDYFYPRLKRYYQFLAGYLGSSTTADLNSGLLKTWDYFYNSGGWDDYPAQNGVHNNGLRPLVTPVITTAQCIRVAKMLRMVALKLNNELDASIYEKDITRLSKALQKYSWNQQSGYFSYVMHDESGDPVGPFHYGGNTEYNMGLDGVYPLLSGICSNDQQEILINKIFSDKHMWTPAGITAVDQSAPYYREDGYWNGSVWMPHQWFMWKTMLDIGRPDLAFKIGEKALEVYSKETDASYYTFEHFFAKTGRGAGWHQFSGLSSPVLSWFPAYYQPGTATAGFEIWLESQKFEENDSKYQAEISFDDTTKPHPRSMLLCMNPLFKYEVIFSGKVLPFNSPYDGLLEITFPKTNKGGTLIITPVE; encoded by the coding sequence ATGAAATTTCAAAAAATAACATACATAATTTTGATCTTTTTGGTCTCATTCTCTGGAGACCTTTTGGCTCAGAAGAGTAGGTACGCACAGCCCAATTTTGCAGATTTAGATAATTCACATGACCTCCGCCTATCACCATGGGGGCCATATGGGAAAAAATATGCAGGGGTATCACATATTGCGGATGATAAGAGAGGGATCAAGTTTGACTTTTCTGTTCTTCCTGGTTTTTATAGAAATAGGTTACTTGTTCCAAATGTTCTTTTTGAATCTGGATTTTTCCCTTGGAAAGCCAATTCAGATTTAACTTCCTGGACTTACCGTTACGAATTAGAATGGAAGGATAAAGTCTTCACTGACGCAAATTATAAGGTGATTGATACTAACAGTACATTACTTACTGTGGAGTGTGAAAATAATACAGATTTACCCCAAAATATTGTATTGAATTTAGTAGCCTTCCTTGATTATGCAGATTACTACCCCAATGTAAAATTAAAACATTCTTCGTCAAGCAAATGGGTAAATGCAGTCGATTATTTGGATTTAAAAACTGTTGCGAAATCAGCAAAAGATAATTTACCCCCTGATGGACTTCGAAAAGGTGAATTTAGAAGTTCAAACTTTATAGACGCATCCGCTATAGGTCATGGTTTTGGTAAAAATGAGGGGGATCGTCTTACTTATAAAATACCTAATAGAGAAGAGTTTTCTGGTGGTTTCCTCACTTTCATTTTTAAGATGAATAAAGAGGAAGAATCTGATTTCAAAATAGAAGGAGCATTAAATAAGGAAATTACCTTTATAGGAGGTGATGGTCTGACACAATTGACGATCCCATTGCCTAAGGATATTAGGAGTAATAGCATTGTTCTCATTTCTAAGGGGGGGGCTAAAGTGGATTTGAACGGATTACTTTTTTCTCCATCCGGATTAGGGGATGAGTTTGAAATTCTATCTCAGGAAAAGTCATTTGTTCCAGAGACTTTAGTCGATGAAGAAACAAGGCAGCTGATTCTAAAATATGAGGATTTAGATCAGTTTTATGGAATTAAGTGGGAAACTGAAAAATTCCGAGTGCGTGAAGTAAAGAATGATGAGCTGGATGTTTTTATGAGAAAGTCAGTACATAACCATGTAGGGAAGACATTATGGGGGAATCGGAAAGGGCATTATCAGAATATTTATTTGGGCCCAATAGAGCTAGCACCAAATTCCAGCAAGTCGGTAAAAGTGTTGATTTCTACTGGAACAAAATCTACTGTAGAACAAAATTTGAGGGATTTTGATTTTTTTGAGAAAAAAAAATCTGAAAAGAATGGAATGAAAAGCCCTGTTCTCCCACAAGGCGAAAAATACCAGTTTAGTCAGCAATTACTCCAGGCAACTTTACTGACAAATGTGGTTTATCCTGTATATAATGAACGTTCCTTTATCAGGCATTTTACTCCTGGGAAATGGTGGAACAGTCTGTATACATGGGATGCAGGATTTATAGCACTGGGATTGTCTGAAATTGATGTAAACAGAGCGATAGAATGTATAAATGCTTATACAACTACTGCAGAAAATCCTGCGGCTTTCATTCATCATGGTTCACCAGTTCCTGTACAAATGTATGCGTTTTATGATCTATGGAATAAAACCCAATCAGAAGAACTCTTGGACTATTTTTATCCAAGGCTAAAAAGATATTATCAGTTTTTAGCTGGTTATTTGGGGAGTTCTACTACGGCTGATCTTAATTCAGGTTTGTTGAAGACCTGGGACTACTTTTATAATTCAGGAGGTTGGGATGATTATCCCGCACAAAATGGTGTTCATAATAATGGGCTAAGACCTTTAGTTACTCCAGTGATTACTACAGCCCAATGTATCAGAGTTGCCAAAATGTTGAGAATGGTTGCATTGAAGCTCAATAATGAACTGGATGCTTCAATTTACGAGAAAGATATTACACGTTTGAGTAAGGCGCTCCAAAAATATTCCTGGAATCAGCAAAGCGGTTATTTTAGTTATGTGATGCATGATGAAAGTGGAGATCCAGTTGGTCCCTTTCATTACGGAGGGAATACTGAATATAATATGGGATTAGATGGTGTTTATCCACTTCTTTCAGGTATCTGTTCAAATGATCAACAAGAGATCCTGATCAATAAAATTTTTTCGGATAAGCATATGTGGACACCTGCAGGGATTACTGCCGTAGATCAATCAGCTCCCTATTATAGAGAGGACGGATATTGGAACGGGTCAGTTTGGATGCCTCACCAGTGGTTTATGTGGAAAACGATGCTGGATATTGGCCGTCCCGATCTGGCATTTAAAATTGGTGAAAAGGCGTTGGAAGTTTATTCTAAAGAGACGGATGCTTCATACTATACTTTCGAACATTTTTTCGCGAAAACTGGAAGGGGAGCAGGTTGGCATCAGTTTTCGGGTTTGTCATCTCCTGTATTGTCTTGGTTCCCCGCTTACTATCAGCCTGGGACTGCCACCGCTGGTTTCGAAATATGGTTGGAATCACAAAAGTTTGAAGAGAATGATAGTAAATATCAAGCAGAAATTTCATTTGATGATACTACTAAACCACACCCAAGAAGCATGTTATTATGTATGAATCCTTTATTTAAGTATGAGGTGATATTTTCAGGTAAAGTCCTACCTTTTAATTCTCCATATGACGGTTTACTAGAGATTACTTTTCCAAAGACCAATAAAGGAGGTACACTAATTATAACTCCAGTTGAATAA
- a CDS encoding alpha/beta hydrolase family protein, protein MRIEKTMIWKFYLVLILASSALSVGAQNFDESKVPPYTLPEVLKTYSNKQVKTVKRWEGKRRPEILSAFEENVYGHTPDSFDSINFSLDRIDHNAFNGKATLKQVLITIFNHNKSIDIRLSLYVPNKETNPVPAFLLIHNRRKERSVSWDNTPSSFWPAEKIIDNGYAVATFGVGDLAPDNKDTFMNGAFQLFPSQLEAENGMRTIGAWAWGASRVMDYFMDDQDIDAEKVGVVGHSRGGKTALWAAAQDQRFAICFTNCSGNTGAALSRRWFGETIRKINTSFPHWFTDNYKKFNDHEDLLPVDQHMLIALVAPRPVYATSASEDLWADPKGTFLAMKNAEPAYNLYKLKSALPDNLPELNEPIINSYLGYHIKEGKHSLALYDWENFIKFADFHFKAK, encoded by the coding sequence ATGAGAATAGAAAAAACAATGATTTGGAAATTTTATTTGGTACTAATTTTAGCCAGTAGCGCATTATCAGTTGGTGCCCAGAATTTTGATGAGTCTAAAGTGCCTCCCTATACATTACCTGAAGTTCTCAAAACCTATTCAAATAAACAGGTTAAGACCGTCAAAAGATGGGAGGGGAAAAGAAGACCCGAAATTTTGAGTGCTTTTGAAGAGAATGTATATGGCCATACCCCTGATAGTTTTGACAGCATTAATTTTTCACTTGATCGGATAGATCATAATGCTTTTAATGGGAAGGCCACATTGAAGCAGGTTTTGATTACCATATTCAATCATAACAAATCAATTGATATCCGATTATCCTTATATGTTCCCAATAAGGAGACGAATCCAGTGCCTGCCTTTTTGTTAATCCATAATAGACGGAAGGAAAGAAGTGTAAGCTGGGACAACACCCCTAGTTCCTTTTGGCCTGCAGAAAAGATAATAGACAATGGGTATGCGGTGGCAACTTTTGGTGTTGGAGATTTAGCTCCTGATAATAAAGACACCTTTATGAATGGTGCATTTCAACTTTTTCCGTCTCAATTGGAAGCCGAAAATGGTATGAGAACCATTGGCGCATGGGCTTGGGGAGCAAGTAGGGTAATGGATTATTTTATGGATGATCAGGATATTGATGCTGAAAAAGTAGGTGTAGTAGGACATTCCCGCGGAGGAAAGACAGCACTATGGGCTGCTGCCCAGGACCAGCGATTTGCCATTTGTTTTACAAATTGCTCTGGAAATACTGGGGCTGCATTGTCACGAAGGTGGTTTGGTGAAACTATTAGAAAAATCAATACTTCATTTCCTCATTGGTTTACGGATAATTACAAGAAATTCAATGATCATGAAGACCTTTTACCTGTAGATCAGCATATGCTTATTGCCTTGGTTGCCCCAAGGCCAGTATATGCAACTAGCGCTTCTGAAGACTTATGGGCTGATCCCAAGGGAACATTCCTTGCCATGAAAAATGCAGAACCTGCCTATAATCTTTACAAGCTGAAATCCGCTTTGCCTGATAACCTTCCTGAATTAAATGAACCAATTATTAATTCATATTTAGGATATCATATTAAGGAGGGTAAGCATAGTTTAGCGCTTTATGATTGGGAGAACTTTATTAAGTTTGCAGATTTTCATTTTAAAGCTAAATAA
- a CDS encoding beta-glucosidase has translation MWYLNINTEPKPLTIMISKFYKFFLCLSVLVLSIALPLLGQEDFPIYLDNTRSLEARVDHALSLMTLEEKVALTHAQSKFSVRGVPRLGVPELWMADGPHGIREELLWNAWQPAGWTNDSTTAFPALTALAATWNVDIAYLYGKSIGAEARYRKKDVLLGPGVNIYRSPLNGRNFEYMGEDPYLASQLVVPYIQGVQENGVAACIKHFALNNQETNRNHINVKVSERALHEIYLPAFKAAVIDGNVWSVMAGYNKYLGEWCAQNNILLNDILKDSWDFKGVVISDWDAVHNTLLAAKNGLDIEMGTNVPKGKSYQDFYFADPYLKVLKSGQASIDELDDKVRRILRLNFKTAMNSDRPWGSFATKEHAMTARKIAEEGIVLLKNKNQVLPIKSEVKSIAVIGENAVKKLTVGGGSSNLKVKTEISPLEGLQNKFGGNMKISFSAGYSSKKESAVLYDEAIENASKSDLVIFVGGLNKDKGQDSESRDRKEYGLPYDQDKLIVDLAKVNKNIVVILLSGNATAMPWASEVSTIVQAWYGGSEAGNALANILAGDINPSGKLPFTINHSLDDYSAHALGSFPGDSENVEYKEDIFVGYRWNDLKLMEPLFPFGHGLSYTSFSYGKARAVKRNIKSQENPIIKVPLKNIGKRSGAEVVQVYVHDVESSVKRPYKELKAFTKVFLEPGDEEIVVFELPREAFEFYSEKEKKWIYEPGLFKVLIGSSSQEIKQEVSLNLL, from the coding sequence ATGTGGTACTTAAATATAAATACCGAACCAAAACCCTTAACAATTATGATATCTAAATTTTACAAATTCTTTTTGTGTCTTTCTGTATTAGTGTTGAGCATTGCTTTGCCCCTATTAGGGCAAGAAGATTTTCCAATCTACCTTGATAATACAAGGTCCTTAGAAGCAAGAGTAGACCATGCCCTTTCATTGATGACACTTGAGGAGAAAGTAGCTTTGACTCATGCCCAATCGAAGTTTAGTGTCCGTGGTGTCCCTCGCTTGGGCGTACCAGAGTTATGGATGGCAGACGGTCCTCATGGAATAAGAGAAGAGCTTCTTTGGAATGCATGGCAACCAGCGGGTTGGACAAATGATTCTACTACCGCTTTTCCGGCGTTAACCGCTTTAGCAGCAACATGGAATGTCGATATAGCTTACTTATATGGTAAATCAATTGGTGCCGAAGCAAGGTATCGCAAAAAAGATGTGTTATTAGGACCTGGAGTTAATATATATAGAAGTCCACTAAATGGTAGAAATTTTGAATATATGGGGGAAGACCCTTATCTCGCATCTCAACTCGTAGTGCCATATATCCAAGGGGTCCAGGAAAATGGTGTAGCTGCCTGTATTAAGCACTTTGCCTTAAATAATCAAGAAACTAATCGTAATCATATTAATGTAAAGGTTTCAGAAAGGGCTTTACACGAAATTTATTTGCCAGCATTCAAAGCGGCGGTCATTGATGGAAATGTATGGTCGGTGATGGCTGGGTACAATAAGTATCTAGGAGAATGGTGTGCCCAAAACAATATTCTTTTAAATGATATTCTTAAAGATAGCTGGGACTTTAAAGGTGTAGTGATTTCAGATTGGGATGCGGTCCATAACACTTTGTTGGCTGCAAAAAATGGATTGGATATTGAAATGGGAACTAATGTCCCGAAAGGAAAATCTTATCAGGATTTTTATTTTGCAGATCCTTATCTGAAGGTATTGAAATCGGGACAGGCATCAATAGATGAGCTTGATGACAAGGTCAGAAGAATACTCAGATTGAATTTTAAGACCGCTATGAATAGTGATCGGCCTTGGGGTTCATTTGCAACTAAAGAACATGCGATGACTGCAAGGAAAATAGCAGAAGAAGGAATTGTTTTGCTGAAAAATAAAAATCAGGTATTACCTATAAAATCTGAAGTTAAATCAATAGCAGTAATTGGAGAAAACGCTGTTAAAAAATTAACTGTTGGTGGAGGAAGTTCTAATCTAAAAGTTAAAACGGAAATTTCCCCATTAGAAGGTTTACAAAACAAGTTTGGGGGTAATATGAAAATATCGTTTAGTGCAGGATATTCATCAAAAAAAGAAAGCGCAGTGTTATATGATGAGGCCATTGAAAATGCATCTAAATCTGATTTGGTCATCTTCGTTGGAGGATTGAACAAGGATAAGGGACAAGATAGCGAGAGCCGCGACCGTAAGGAATATGGCCTACCCTATGATCAGGATAAATTGATAGTAGACCTAGCAAAAGTTAATAAGAACATTGTGGTGATACTTCTTAGCGGAAATGCGACAGCAATGCCTTGGGCTTCTGAAGTTTCTACAATTGTACAAGCATGGTACGGTGGTTCTGAAGCCGGGAATGCATTGGCCAATATCTTAGCAGGAGATATTAACCCCTCAGGAAAATTGCCTTTTACCATAAACCACTCATTGGATGACTACAGTGCCCATGCCTTGGGAAGTTTTCCCGGTGATTCAGAAAATGTTGAATATAAGGAGGATATTTTTGTTGGGTACAGGTGGAACGACCTAAAGTTAATGGAACCTCTTTTCCCTTTTGGACATGGACTGAGTTATACCTCTTTTTCTTATGGAAAGGCTCGTGCTGTCAAGCGAAATATAAAATCTCAGGAAAATCCGATAATAAAAGTTCCTTTAAAGAATATTGGGAAAAGATCAGGAGCTGAAGTAGTTCAGGTTTATGTTCATGATGTAGAATCCTCGGTTAAAAGACCCTATAAAGAATTGAAAGCATTTACGAAGGTTTTCCTTGAGCCTGGGGATGAGGAAATAGTTGTTTTTGAACTTCCCAGAGAAGCCTTTGAATTTTACAGTGAAAAAGAAAAGAAGTGGATTTATGAACCTGGCCTTTTCAAAGTACTTATCGGTTCATCGTCCCAAGAAATAAAGCAAGAGGTTTCTTTGAATCTGTTATAG